The genomic region ATTTTGGCCGGAGCGACGTCTGTCCGCACTGTGGTCGCGCCACACGCGCCTGCATGGGCTGCCGATTTTACGATCCGGCCTCTTATAATGAGTGCGCTGAACCCGTGGCGGAACGGGTGGTGGAGAAAGAGGACAGCACTTTTTGCGACTGGTTTAAACCACGTCGCCCCTCTTTAAAAGACGCCATGGGCGGCAGCGCGCGCCCGGACCCCAAAGCGGAAGCGCGCGCGGCGCGCGAAGCGGCGGAGGCGCTGTTCAAGAAATGAGCAGCGCGTACGCCAACGACGTCGCTTCCGACGGCTCCAGTTCGCCCGAGACGCACCCCGAAGATGGGTTCGCCGAAGGCGGCGATGGCATCGCCGTTACCGGCGAACGCTGGGATGGCGCCGGCGATGCGGGAACTGCGTTGCTGGAGGGGCCGTTTGGCCCCATGTTGCTCAAACAGATTCAAGAGTTGGTGGATCACTGCCGCGTCAATCATGGCGAGGAGGCGGCGCAGAAGACTCATCGCTCGGCGATGCTGGCGTGTAAGTATCACGCCAAGCAGTTTCGCAAAGTGGATGGCGCGCCCTACGTCACCCACTGCATCAGTGTGGCCAAACACTGTCTGAGCTGGGGCCTCAATGACGTCACCGCCATCTGTGCGGCGCTCTTGCATGACGTCATCGAAGACGCCTCAGACCAGGGACCGGAGGAGGATATTCTCTCCATCGGTGAGGATGTGCTGGAGCTGGTGCAGGCGCTGTCCAAAATCCGCAATCTCCAGACCGGCGCCGGCGACATGCCCGCCACCTATCGCCGTATCCTCAGCGCCGCCGCCAAAGACATTCGCGTGCTGGTGGTCAAGACCTTCGACGTTCTGCACAACTCCGAAACCCTCAACGTTCACAAACCCGAAAAAGCCAAAGCCAAGGCCAGCATCGGCTTGATCTATGTGGGCGTGGCGCGGCGGCTTGGCATCATGATGCTGGCCGATGCGCTCATCGATCGCTTGCTGCCGCATCTGATGCCGGTGCAGTACAATCGCGCCAAAAAGAGTCTGCGCACGCTGCAGAATCAAGGCGCCGAGTCCATGGACCGGCTCACCCGTCACGCCGCGCTGGTGATGGGCGAGGGGATGGCCACCGACTTTGTGTTGGAGCCGCGCAAGCTGGCCGACTACTTCCATCTGGCGGAGAAGCCCGGCACCGGCACCTTGCAACGGGTGGGGTGGCCCGCCTATCGGCTCAAACTGTTGGTGGAGAACGATGAAGCCGCCTGGCGCGTGCTGGGTAAAATGCACGGTCTGTTTGGCCCCCTGCCGCGCCATGTGCGCGACTATCTCAATGCGCCGCGGGTGAATGGCTATCGCGCCTTGGCCACGCGCATTGTGTGGGACGGTCTGCCGGTCTCGGTGCACGTGGTGCGCAAACGAGACGATGAGTCCAATCGCTTGGGCATTCTCGCCAAGTGGGGCGAGTCGGGTCCCGATACCGCCCGCTACATGCGTCTGTTGGGCACTTTGGGCGATAGCGACCTGCGTATGTCCGAGGTGCACGCCCATGTGCTGCCCGACCTGCTGGACGTCTACTCCCCCAAAGGCGCGCGCTTGACCTTCCCGGTGGGCTCACGGGTGGTGGATTTCGCCTATCTGGTGCACACCGAAATCGGCGACCACTGCACCGGCGCCCACGTCAATGGCATCAAGCGTCCGCCGGACCATCCGCTGGCCGATGGCGATGTGGTCTCCGTCATCACCTCCAATAACGCCCGTCCCCAACGAGGCTGGTTGGAGTTTGTCAAAACCGCGCGCGCGCGCACCCTGATCAAAAAAGCGCTGCATGAGGGCAATACCCAGATTCACGGCATCAAACGCAACAGCGACGGCTCCTTCCTGGTGCATGATCTGACCGGCGCGGACATTCTCTGGTCCAACTGCTGTCTGCCCGCGCCGGGCGTCGACATTATTGGCCGCTTGTCCGGCGATGGACGCTGGATCGTGCACCGCGCCCAATGCGAGAAAACCCGCCATGGCGGCCACTGGGGCGGTGGCGCGTGGAGCGATAAGACTCTCAACAGTCCACCGCCCATCCTCACCGTGCAACTGCTTATGGCGTTTGACTCGCCCAATATGGCGGCGCTGTTCGCCTATTTTGAGTCCCATGACATCGCCTGTCTGCAAGTGCACAGCAAGAGCCGTTCAGCGCGCAACACGCTGGTGACGCTGGATCTGCGCTTCCCCAATCTCTCCGACGTCGACGACGCCTTGGAGGAGATCACCAAACTTCCCGGCGGGCGCAGCGTCTATGCGTACGTGTGGGCGGAAAAAAGCAACGGTTGAAACCATGCGATTGGCTTGTTGGAACGTGAACTCACTAAATGTGCGCCTGCCGCATGTGCAGGAGTGGTTGGCTGAGAATCCGGTGGATGTGCTGTGTCTGCAAGAGACCAAGCTGGTGGATGAGAAATTCCCCGCATTGGCGCTGCAGGAGTTGGGCTATCACGTCTGGTATACCGGCCAGAAAACCTATAATGGCGTAGCGCTGCTTAGTCGCCTGGAGGGCGTCGATCCGGTCTATGATCTGCCCGGTGTGGATGCGGCGCAAAAGCGCTTTCTGGCCGTGACCATCAATGGGGTGCGTGTGGTCAATGTCTATATCCCCAACGGATCCAGCGTGGGGTCGGACAAGTACGACTACAAGCTGCAGTGGCTGGAGGCGTTGCAGGAGTTTCTGGCTGATGAACTCACGCGGCATGACAAATTGGCGCTGCTTGGGGATTACAATATCGCCCCGGATGATCGCGATGTGCATGACCCCGCCGCCTGGGCCGACGGCGTGCTGGTCTCCGAGCCCGAGCGCGCGGCGTTTGGCAAACTTCAGCAACTGGGCTTGAGCGACGCCTTCCGGGTGGGCAATGACGAGGCGGGCTGGTTCAGCTGGTGGGACTACCGACAAGGCGCGTTCCGCCGCAACATGGGGCTGCGCATCGACCATATTCTGGTCACAGATGCGCTGCGTGGCGCGCTGCAGAATTGCCATATCGACAAAACGCCGCGCGCCTGGGAGCGTCCATCGGACCATGCGCCGGTGATCGCGGAGTTCTCCCTATGATGACGCCGGGCGGCGATGCGGAGAAGTCGCGTCTCCTGCGCGCGTGGCGCAAATTGAGCCCCGATGCGCGCAAAAGCGTGATTCGTTTTGCCGAGTTTCTGCACCAGGAGCAGCAGCAGGACGCGCGCGCCGCGCAGCATGCGCCTTCGGCTATGGAGCCTCTTGCCATCCCTGCCCCCGCTAAAGAGACCTCGGTGGCGGCGCTCAAGCGGTTGAAAAAAAGCTATCCCATGATCGAAGCGGACGCCGCGCTGCTGGATGACGCCTCCAAGTTGCTTATGGAACGCATGATGGGGGGCGATGACGCCGAGGTGATTCCAAAATTGGAGCGCTTGTTTGCACAGCGCTATACCGACTGGCGCGCGCAGCAGGCGGAGATTACTCCATCCGTCCCGGAATGATGCGGCCATCCTCCAGTCGGGGTGTGTGATAGGTTTTGGGCGGCGGCTCGCTGGTGGCGCTGATGCGCCAAATCAGCAGCAGGACAAACAGCGCCGCCAGTCCCAAAAACGCGCGTTTGACCCACGGGCTCTGCATCCAGTCCGGTTGTGGGTATTCGGCGTCCTGGGTGATATCCTCCGCCTCCAGCGTGGCGTCCTTGGACTGCGTCGGAAACAGACGCTTCCACAGCCAAGTCATCAGTCGCGCGGATAACAGGGCAAGGAAGGCCCCGAGAAAGATCAGGAAAAGTGCGCGGGTCATGGCTGCGGGTTCCAATCTGCGCCGCCTGCGTGCGGCATTGGGTTGCATCTATGCGCCAAGTGGCGCGTTATCTGTTGATTCACTATAGCAAAACAGCGGTCGAGGGAACATCATGGGCGATATGCATCCGGTGGTGGCGTTTTTGGAGGCGGGCGAGCATCGCATTTGCCACTGCGGCGAGTCGGAGACCTTTCCGGTGTGTGATGGCGAGCAGGACGCCTCCGCCTGTCGCAAGGCGGCGGTGATCACTGTGGATAAGGATAAGTATGTGCCCATCTGCCAGTGTGGGCGCTCCAGCTCTATGCCGGTGTGTGATGGTCGTCACGGATATGCGGAATAGAAGCGGGCGTTAACCGCCTGATTGTTGTTGCCGGTGCGCGGCGTGGGTCTGAGTGAGTCGAGGGAGTTGGTGAGATGTCGGATACAGTGGAAAACTATGATGCGGAGAAACTCCAGGCCCTGACCGGTCACGCCAGCCCCATGGATATTCTGCACGATCCATCGCAGAACAAAGGGGTGGCGTTTACCCATGAGGAGCGTGAGCGGCTCTGTTTGCGGGGGCTGCTGCCGCCGCGCCCGCTCTCCATGGAGGCGCAACTGGAGCGGGTCAAGGCCAACTTCTTCAGCAAGCCCAACAATCTGGAGAAGTATATCTTCCTGACCGCGTTGCAGGAGCGCAACGAAACCCTGTTCTACCGCTTTGTGCGCGAGAATATCGAACAGACCCTGCCCATCATCTACACTCCCACCGTAGGCGAGGCGTGTCAGACCTACAGCCAGATCTTCCGTCGCCCTCAAGGCATGTTCATCTCCCTGGAGGATCGCGGCCACGTGCGCGAGCTGCTGGGCAACTGGGAGCATAAGGACGTGCGCGTCATTGTGGTGACCGACGGCAGCCGCATTCTGGGGTTGGGCGATCAGGGCGCCAACGGCATGGGCATTCCGGTGGGCAAGTTGGCTCTCTATACCGCGTGTGCTGGGATTCCGCCCATTCACTGTCTGCCCATCACCATCGACGTAGGCACCAATAATGAAGATCTGCTCAATGACCCCCTCTATGTGGGGCTGCAGCACAAACGCGTGGGCGGCGACGACTATGACGGATTGATTGAGGAGTTCGTGCAGGCGGTGGGCGACGCCTTCCCCCGCGCCATGATTCAGTTTGAGGACTTCTCCAACGACAACGCCTTCCGTCTGCTGGACAAGTACCGTAACCGCGTGTGCGCATTCAATGATGATATCCAGGGCACCGCTGCGGTGGCGCTGGCGGGCCTGCTGGCCTCTTTGCGCATCACTGAAGGCGAACTGAAACGGCAGAAATTTCTCTTTATGGGCGCAGGCAGCGCCGGGTTCGGCATCGCCGATCTGATTCTGTTGGCCATGGAGCAGCAGGGGATGCCCCGGGAAGAGGGGCTTAAGCGCTTCCGCTTTATGGACTCGCGCGGGGTGGTGACGCGTCAACGGGATGACCTGACGGGACGCAAAGGCGAATTTGCCTGCGACGATGCGCCTGAAAAGGATCTGGAGAAGGTGGTGGAGAGCTTCCAGCCCACCGCGTTGATCGGCGTCTCCGGTCGTGGCGGGGCCTTCTATGAAGAGGTGGTGCGGGCCATGGCGCGCATCAATCAACGTCCCATCATCTTTGCGCTCTCCAATCCCACCAGCAAAGCCGAGTGCACTGCCGAGCAGTGCTACAGCTGGACTGAAGGGCGCGGCGTGTTCGCCAGCGGCAGCCCGTTTGACCCGGTTACCTGGCAGGGCAAAACCTTCGTGCCGGGGCAGGGCAACAACGCTTACTGCTTCCCGGGCATTGGCCTGGGGGTGATCATGTGTCAGGCCAAGCATGTCACCGATGAGATGTTCCTGGTGGCGGCGCAGACCCTGGCGGAGATCACCGATGAGGCGGATCTCAACAAAGGGCGCGTTTACCCCTCGTTGCAGGATATCCGCGCAGTGTCGTTGAAAACCGCTTTGGCCGTGATTAAAGTGGCGGAAGAGCGTGGTTTGGCGAAGACGCCGCTGGGTGAAAACGCCGAAGAACGGACCCGTTCCTGGATGTGCAGCGCGCGCTACAGGAGCTATGTATAAATATAAGTTTAATAAAATCCTAATATTAGGATATCCTGTTTCAGATCTGTTGCATCTGTTACAGAAGTTTTGCAAAAACCAGTTGAATTTCCGTGAGTTGTGATTTGTCTAAATAGGCAAACGCGGACGCAAAAGCACCGCATAGTCACAAGACTCTAGGAGATGAACAATGGCCGCTGGTTTGATCGCTCTCATGTTTGCACTGGTTCCCGCCCTGGCTACCGTTGACAACAATGTCAACCCGCTGCAGGAAGAGAAAACCGCCGTGCAGATGATTCAACAACAACAAGATGTCGCCGCGCAGAACGCGGAACAGCCAGTCGAAGACGAAACGCGCTCCTAAGGCGCGGGCTGATGACGAAATAGAGGGGGACGGCAATAAGCTGGCCGTCCCCCCTAAGATTTTCTTCCCCTTGCGGCGTCATGGCCGCCCTCTGGTTTTCCTTCTCAGTTTTGTCTCGCATCCGTTACTGCACGCACGACGGCCAACTGATCGTTTGCGCTGTATCATGCCGCGCCCAATCTGTTGCGCAGAGTGTATCCAAAGTGTGTCTCGTGTTACGCATATTTTGCAAAACTTGTTGGAATTCTGGTGAGTTGCGTTTTGTCTAAGTAAGCAAACGCGGACGCAAAAAGCGTCGCATACCCTCAAGATCCAAGGAGATGAACAATGGCCGCTGGTTTGATCGCTCTGATGTTTGCACTGGTTCCCGCCCTGGCTACCGTTGACAACAATGTCAACCCGCTGCAGGAAGAGAAAGCCGCTGTGCAGATGATGCAACAACAACAAGATGTCGCCGCGCAGAATGCGGAGCAGCCCACCGAAGACGAAACGCGCTCCTAAGGCGCGGGCTGATGATGGAATAAAGGGGGGACGGCAATCAGTTGGCCGCCCCCCCTAAGATTTTCCCCGCCTGATATCCGTTCCTGTATGCCCTGCCGGGGGGCGATGCAGGAGGTCCCGCCGTCGCCCTGGCGCCATCGCGCCTATTCCGCAAAGCCCAGAACGGTTTCATCCTCGTTTAACTGACTGCGCGCAGGCAACTCCGTTGCAATGAGACGGATGACGTCTGAACTGTGTGACGTATCATCATCCCATGCGCTCTCCTCCTGAGCTTCAAAGCCCTGTGCAGGGCTCTGCAAAGCGGCGCGATACGCCTGAACGCCGGGGCGCGCATCTGCCGACGTCTGGCCTTCAAAGCCCATGGCCAGTGAGTGCCGCGCCCGTTGCCGGTGTGGGAGTACGCGCTCCTGTGCGTCATCTTCGTCGCTCTCGTGCGCAAAGCCCATGGCGCCGGTGTCCAGGACAATAGGGGCGCGAGTGGCTTGAGCGTTCGGCGCAACGTTGGTCAGCAGTAGACCGCTGGAGGTGCGCATTGTGCGCAACGGCGCGGTGGGCGGCGCGGGCGGGCTGGCTTGGGTTGTGAAGACAAGTTTACGAGGCTTCGGTTTGGATTGGGTCGGCGGCGACGTTGGCGCGGCAGGCTGCATGTCCGCTTCTGTGGGCTCGGTTTTACGCAGTGACGCCAATAGTGCGCGCGCTAACTCATCATCAGTGGCGTGTTCGGCGTCTTGCGAGGCGTCCGAGGCGTCGTCGGCGCGACGCAGTTTGGCCAGATCAAAGCTGGGTGCGCCTTCGCCATGGCGCTGTTGGTAGTCGTAGTAATACGCCAGCACTTTCACCACATAGCGTTGCGTCTGAGGGAAGGGCGGAATGCCTTCATGTTTGATCACATGGGCGGCGCCGGCGTTGTAGGCGGCCAGCGCCAGGCTGACAGAGCCTTGAAAGCGCTCCAGCAGCTTTTTCAGGTAGCGTGTGCCGCCGCGAATGTTCTGTTCTGGAACAAAGGGATCATCCACCCCCATCTCTTTGGCGGTGAACGGCATCAACTGCATGAGCCCTTGGGCGCCCGATTTTGACACCGATTTTGGATTAAACGCCGATTCGATGGCTACCACCGCCTCCACCAATCCGGGGTCCACATTTTCGGCGGCGGCGATCTGTCGAATCAGTTGCGGGATGCCATCGGCCAGAGCGGGCAGGGGGCTCAGGAGCGTCAGCAACCCGGCGATCAGGGTTGCAGCACAATACCGCTCCACTGACGCCCACAGGGCGCGGCGTTGTGATGGGTGGCGAATCGATGGCTGAAGAAGTCGCGTGCGTTGGTGTAGGTGCATATTCCGACATCAAACAGGTTGGGGGGCGCAACGCCGAAACGCCGCAACCGCATAGCCGTATAACCCGGCAGGTCAAAGCGCGGTCGATTGTCTCCTGATTGCACGAAGGCCGATGCGCTATCGCTGTCTTCAAGCAAGAAGCGTGCGCGAAAGTCGTCATCCACCTCGTAAGCCTGTTGATGGATGCACGGACCCAGTACGGCGATGATCCGCTGTCGCTGCGCGCCGAGGGCCTCCATCGCCTCGATACAGCGCTCGCCTACCCCGGAGAGGGCGCCGCGCCAACCTGCGTGGGCGGCGCCAGCAACCTGCGCTGTGGGGTCAACCATCACAATGGGCAGGCAGTCGGCGGTCATGACGCCGATGAGACAGTCCGGCTGGTCGGTGACGATGGCGTCGGCGTCGGGATGAACGTCTGGATCGATCCATGGCGCGCGCAGCACAGCGGCGCCGTGGACCTGATTGGCGAGCCAAAGCGGTTGCGACGCGTCGCCCAGCGCTTGCCGCAGGATGCGCCGGTTTTGGCGCACCGCGTCTGGCGCGTCGTCGACATGGTCGCCAATGTTGAGAGAGGCGTAGGCTCCTTGGCTTATGCCGCCATGGCGAGTGGAAAAGGCCAGTTGCGCGCCGGGAATTTGCGGCCAGCGGTTCTCTTGAGGGAGGAGAGGCGTCATGGGGCTTGAATCCAGTCATTGAAATAGGTATATTGCCCGTTTTCCATCTTAACGAGCTTCCTTCTTGCTCCTC from Magnetofaba australis IT-1 harbors:
- a CDS encoding HD domain-containing protein, whose protein sequence is MSSAYANDVASDGSSSPETHPEDGFAEGGDGIAVTGERWDGAGDAGTALLEGPFGPMLLKQIQELVDHCRVNHGEEAAQKTHRSAMLACKYHAKQFRKVDGAPYVTHCISVAKHCLSWGLNDVTAICAALLHDVIEDASDQGPEEDILSIGEDVLELVQALSKIRNLQTGAGDMPATYRRILSAAAKDIRVLVVKTFDVLHNSETLNVHKPEKAKAKASIGLIYVGVARRLGIMMLADALIDRLLPHLMPVQYNRAKKSLRTLQNQGAESMDRLTRHAALVMGEGMATDFVLEPRKLADYFHLAEKPGTGTLQRVGWPAYRLKLLVENDEAAWRVLGKMHGLFGPLPRHVRDYLNAPRVNGYRALATRIVWDGLPVSVHVVRKRDDESNRLGILAKWGESGPDTARYMRLLGTLGDSDLRMSEVHAHVLPDLLDVYSPKGARLTFPVGSRVVDFAYLVHTEIGDHCTGAHVNGIKRPPDHPLADGDVVSVITSNNARPQRGWLEFVKTARARTLIKKALHEGNTQIHGIKRNSDGSFLVHDLTGADILWSNCCLPAPGVDIIGRLSGDGRWIVHRAQCEKTRHGGHWGGGAWSDKTLNSPPPILTVQLLMAFDSPNMAALFAYFESHDIACLQVHSKSRSARNTLVTLDLRFPNLSDVDDALEEITKLPGGRSVYAYVWAEKSNG
- the xth gene encoding exodeoxyribonuclease III codes for the protein MRLACWNVNSLNVRLPHVQEWLAENPVDVLCLQETKLVDEKFPALALQELGYHVWYTGQKTYNGVALLSRLEGVDPVYDLPGVDAAQKRFLAVTINGVRVVNVYIPNGSSVGSDKYDYKLQWLEALQEFLADELTRHDKLALLGDYNIAPDDRDVHDPAAWADGVLVSEPERAAFGKLQQLGLSDAFRVGNDEAGWFSWWDYRQGAFRRNMGLRIDHILVTDALRGALQNCHIDKTPRAWERPSDHAPVIAEFSL
- a CDS encoding CDGSH iron-sulfur domain-containing protein produces the protein MGDMHPVVAFLEAGEHRICHCGESETFPVCDGEQDASACRKAAVITVDKDKYVPICQCGRSSSMPVCDGRHGYAE
- a CDS encoding NAD-dependent malic enzyme, with product MSDTVENYDAEKLQALTGHASPMDILHDPSQNKGVAFTHEERERLCLRGLLPPRPLSMEAQLERVKANFFSKPNNLEKYIFLTALQERNETLFYRFVRENIEQTLPIIYTPTVGEACQTYSQIFRRPQGMFISLEDRGHVRELLGNWEHKDVRVIVVTDGSRILGLGDQGANGMGIPVGKLALYTACAGIPPIHCLPITIDVGTNNEDLLNDPLYVGLQHKRVGGDDYDGLIEEFVQAVGDAFPRAMIQFEDFSNDNAFRLLDKYRNRVCAFNDDIQGTAAVALAGLLASLRITEGELKRQKFLFMGAGSAGFGIADLILLAMEQQGMPREEGLKRFRFMDSRGVVTRQRDDLTGRKGEFACDDAPEKDLEKVVESFQPTALIGVSGRGGAFYEEVVRAMARINQRPIIFALSNPTSKAECTAEQCYSWTEGRGVFASGSPFDPVTWQGKTFVPGQGNNAYCFPGIGLGVIMCQAKHVTDEMFLVAAQTLAEITDEADLNKGRVYPSLQDIRAVSLKTALAVIKVAEERGLAKTPLGENAEERTRSWMCSARYRSYV
- a CDS encoding lytic transglycosylase domain-containing protein; this encodes MLTLLSPLPALADGIPQLIRQIAAAENVDPGLVEAVVAIESAFNPKSVSKSGAQGLMQLMPFTAKEMGVDDPFVPEQNIRGGTRYLKKLLERFQGSVSLALAAYNAGAAHVIKHEGIPPFPQTQRYVVKVLAYYYDYQQRHGEGAPSFDLAKLRRADDASDASQDAEHATDDELARALLASLRKTEPTEADMQPAAPTSPPTQSKPKPRKLVFTTQASPPAPPTAPLRTMRTSSGLLLTNVAPNAQATRAPIVLDTGAMGFAHESDEDDAQERVLPHRQRARHSLAMGFEGQTSADARPGVQAYRAALQSPAQGFEAQEESAWDDDTSHSSDVIRLIATELPARSQLNEDETVLGFAE
- the pgeF gene encoding peptidoglycan editing factor PgeF; translated protein: MTPLLPQENRWPQIPGAQLAFSTRHGGISQGAYASLNIGDHVDDAPDAVRQNRRILRQALGDASQPLWLANQVHGAAVLRAPWIDPDVHPDADAIVTDQPDCLIGVMTADCLPIVMVDPTAQVAGAAHAGWRGALSGVGERCIEAMEALGAQRQRIIAVLGPCIHQQAYEVDDDFRARFLLEDSDSASAFVQSGDNRPRFDLPGYTAMRLRRFGVAPPNLFDVGICTYTNARDFFSHRFATHHNAAPCGRQWSGIVLQP